A single window of Aspergillus puulaauensis MK2 DNA, chromosome 5, nearly complete sequence DNA harbors:
- a CDS encoding uncharacterized protein (COG:S;~EggNog:ENOG410PH19;~InterPro:IPR019021;~PFAM:PF09462;~go_component: GO:0005634 - nucleus [Evidence IEA];~go_process: GO:0006281 - DNA repair [Evidence IEA];~go_process: GO:0006974 - cellular response to DNA damage stimulus [Evidence IEA];~go_process: GO:0031297 - replication fork processing [Evidence IEA]) produces MESWRERGFVPDSDDEDGFESQEKGVNQDVHSDKAAPTESSAQTEEVVGTAGKGGEGVNNGQTDDSRDDDLGFVEEDREGSDILEDATAPVEEDIDLPLPDAQPQGLNHDDREYSLDLGDTGGDDGISARGEDTPRAQTPDELSRAAEDKQSWTPRPRQQRDYWDMPSSSPDLLQLDHHPWRKKSSPAATPTPKAKEASQPRQPNENVASSPLSSPLSSLHSSILAENDHQRTEDLPDQNLEELLPPLDIPDDILRQLDQPARRSLRQRNPIQLHPYLLEDAKYQKLMKARGVKPVRITQQELQRARIAAAERQGQNLGDDAGSSSDTQMTSFQFNPSSPIDPRQLFDITPLEGTADNDNRQVLQRPGPSVNTTGRRSPKRRKVAGPGDSRQRQNKRPVSPPAPPQVVISNPSSSLPRDVSSIFDIPSPPRSGSISSPPVRGDTGFRFPRGFSPPNTTPRTETKRITADINDRTVVIDEAESRADQESDDSRTVRPESSHSSPTSDLDEEDDENAHEAAVRKYQRKIKGVLPASWLRLDQQNRKGPPGSTQRNHDRLSRLDAESAKGVARKITKRPDAPAPSSARDQFLSLRELAEESDSESAENRHDSDSVEPHQRSASLFGPDDSFNDQDPDGDIPEDNRIDYMFPAMSRNPTLSNGQTRTKKRRRSKTNETRFHDQTKKPRLKRQARLTEPIYGGQKKKPRPSQRLPNLGILDTPDVASQPRKEQPQFLRVAARNARSRQDRGRRSPTRKVIRLNSRLDTDDANASLREWRAGRLRQATLPRAPHQHKHPRRQPLKDLSTNARDVFNGLGAKRTRERNLPTNNQLAGPSRNNNAAGGETATIDARPDSTPDTRNAAPRPVQQRRGNAWVIQRNFAISSLSRNNARPVMPEIENRASDARELPSLQGPLALLARDERLPLNRFLSGAAGPHNSLRETTELDRPKHALNPVAGSRPRQLKKRQPKRLNITTIEDYAQPVIQSPELESADSRSSGQLARVKIVGQPNRFRTAYSVEFGISPLHSGIFFHETTFIGSGEFSRSLDISKRELDKSAGLFHFRFGDQSMRWGSWDDSVSSQLGTTFDQIIETADAGKTAGNLRETSEDLVNSDCAVYRSVIKYTSEALSFIDPIDRVGFVTRATGLISKTMEILSSLVLTAGDDTGQVLKIASYNVAFANLVYQISNYRLVNQSIRDEAFDLTKSASRQVVSLISNSIGQSSVQRFLAATKSQELREGGIKNDHPTVEAYVIVQHVLRSAEEFKGCLQVFIADAYATQDVQSAGEKDIGSLENGWQGVFMTLPLQEIDSLGISRVGSRFRGGYDNWAVVKRLLSPIFDSDEANSEFQPISYYSYCRVLFQRCFALINGWGWRDCKPILDTLYDFFAKRTLYNLRLEESHRSPAFLDELDGHPSFDVFPGDPCFHILLKIIASGLRFLSNTYNKKKILSYTWRLLPNHGRNYPKEQPIHEADLDALRNHHDLICTLYSSVPDGCRPRLGTIKDLVNPATSHFETCKISIQSWTRLARFKLTTNEDISGLEPFAEWHCYFVSEFLKQHSLARREIEAQNAGGKQFPQQLIERTVAENQRQIENLLKTALQGLQNAVRTAPTLDHAFKIVSQTPIKSILDLFNSRITRLNATVLEGLQVIVMYVQKCSSISPEQPVMPAGNPSFSTDDDSQEYGDWTDIEAVYGYEPSPVPPGVEHVERVFHPAVSRLVSNCFGEDRSPDDAILNGVVDCWTSVANTLVRHGLRRWDSYISPYEADSWVALRWTTQTRKFTPQFLAKCIEKEGQILSECKIQILGIWLSSLVERASMLKFQHGLTQAILNQDAEDPVLKNLPFSRDAKEGRYSISYVELSQRRLSLISSLLSNMRAHLQDLDDTKSQELSSMRQEYREAIQKMMSSMKANYQELGNADQGDYVHFVHRIVGFLQQHTRDICPIDSFFTDPASFPLPKNDPTYIVARLKSYEPKLSSAKVAKTLVIFVQGVSERAALDGEQTYLVSQLHEAISKTYEAGNLEQPTLRATLLRGVFPAYLATAFENPTAWILSWPIIETTTRVFKELLFNMDATHPDCVRSVVDISSAVLEPSYRALHRIVVDTNLLDKPTVLITATAFLDMIISTLPVIDYMDRVTTDPSSTRSIIAQIRAIQKLALFMISNLQSQPHLSPDLPINITLPTETRPQSSPQLSTSDISLSATRELQTYINENWAQHQGKYYFTRRGHQPQEITIEAPMSAKLDNSSENRLLDAAKALLDTLDSLGLFGEGEEVVNNDMQFQSHNIWEDEILLL; encoded by the coding sequence ATGGAATCATGGCGGGAACGAGGGTTTGTGCCGGActcggatgatgaggatggattTGAAAGCCAGGAGAAGGGAGTGAATCAGGATGTCCACAGTGATAAAGCTGCTCCCACAGAAAGTTCTGCGCagacggaggaggttgtcgGGACCGCTGGCAAGGGGGGTGAGGGGGTAAACAATGGACAAACGGACGATTCCCGTGATGACGACCTTGGATTCGTGGAAGAGGACCGAGAAGGCTCTGATATACTTGAGGATGCCACCGCGcctgttgaagaagatatcGATTTGCCCTTGCCGGATGCGCAACCGCAAGGACTAAATCACGACGACAGGGAGTATAGCCTAGATTTGGGTGATACTGGGGGGGATGATGGGATTTCAGCACGGGGAGAAGATACCCCAAGAGCTCAAACACCCGATGAGCTGTCTAGGGCGGCTGAAGACAAGCAGTCGTGGACGCCCCGGCCCAGACAGCAGCGTGATTACTGGGACATGCCGAGCTCTTCCCCGGATCTGTTGCAGCTTGATCACCATCCGTGGCGGAAAAAATCATCGCCTGCGGCTACGCCCACACCCAAGGCGAAAGAGGCCAGCCAACCGCGTCAGCCAAACGAGAATGTGGCAAGCTCGCCTCTTTCGTCCCCATTATCCTCTCTCCACTCTTCAATACTGGCCGAGAATGACCATCAACGCACCGAGGATCTTCCGGACCAGAATCTCGAAGAACTGCTGCCGCCTCTCGACATACCGGATGATATACTACGACAACTGGATCAGCCGGCGAGAAGATCGCTCCGGCAACGCAATCCCATTCAGCTCCACCCTTATCTTCTTGAGGATGCAAAATACCAAAAGCTCATGAAAGCTAGGGGTGTCAAACCTGTGCGCATCACTCAGCAAGAACTACAACGAGCTCGAATCGCAGCTGCTGAAAGGCAGGGACAGAACTTGGGTGATGACGCGGGTTCGAGCTCGGACACTCAAATGACAAGTTTTCAATTTAACCCGTCGTCACCTATAGATCCTCGACAGCTATTTGACATAACACCGCTGGAAGGCACTGCAGACAACGACAATCGACAAGTTCTTCAAAGACCGGGTCCGTCTGTAAATACTACTGGACGACGTTCGCCCAAGAGACGTAAGGTGGCAGGACCTGGAGATAGTCGTCAACGTCAGAATAAGCGTCCAGtatctcctccagcacctccacAGGTTGTGATTAGCAACCCGTCATCCTCTCTACCGCGCGATGTCTCTTCGATATTCGATATTCCTAGTCCACCGCGCTCGGGTAGTATATCCTCCCCACCTGTCCGAGGAGATACAGGGTTTCGATTTCCGCGTGGATTTTCGCCTCCTAATACTACGCCTAGGACGGAAACAAAGAGAATCACTGCCGATATCAATGATAGAACTGTTGTTATAGATGAAGCTGAGAGTAGGGCTGACCAGGAATCTGACGACTCTCGGACCGTCAGACCAGAATCCTCCCACAGCAGTCCAACCTCCGAtttggatgaagaggacgacgagaATGCGCATGAGGCAGCCGTTCGAAAATATCAGAGAAAGATCAAAGGTGTCCTACCGGCGTCATGGCTACGACTGGATCAGCAAAACCGGAAAGGCCCCCCCGGTTCTACACAACGGAATCATGACAGATTATCCCGGCTGGATGCGGAATCTGCTAAAGGTGTTGCCAGGAAAATTACGAAAAGGCCTGACGCCCCGGCGCCGTCCAGTGCGAGAGACCAATTTTTGTCTCTAAGAGAACTTGCAGAAGAAAGTGACAGCGAAAGCGCAGAAAATCGCCACGATTCTGACAGTGTTGAACCACACCAACGTTCGGCTAGTTTGTTTGGGCCTGACGACTCTTTCAATGACCAAGACCCTGATGGTGATATACCGGAGGACAACCGAATCGACTACATGTTTCCAGCGATGTCCCGAAATCCTACCCTTTCCAATGGTCAAACCCGCACCAAAAAACGCAGAAGATCGAAGACAAATGAAACTCGGTTCCATGATCAAACCAAGAAACCTCGTCTAAAACGACAAGCACGACTCACAGAACCTATATATGGCggccagaaaaagaaacctCGGCCGTCACAACGCCTACCAAATCTGGGCATATTGGATACCCCGGATGTCGCGTCACAGCCCCGAAAAGAGCAGCCTCAATTCTTAAGAGTTGCTGCGAGAAACGCACGTTCTCGTCAAGACAGGGGAAGACGTAGCCCAACTCGCAAGGTGATTAGGCTGAACTCTAGGCTGGACACAGACGATGCCAACGCATCTTTGCGCGAATGGCGTGCGGGACGATTACGACAGGCGACTTTGCCCAGGGCACCGCATCAACATAAACATCCTCGAAGACAGCCCTTAAAGGACCTCTCCACAAATGCAAGAGACGTTTTCAATGGCCTAGGCGCGAAGCGGACAAGGGAGCGCAATTTACCGACTAATAATCAACTGGCGGGCCCGTCAAGAAACAATAATGCTGCAGGGGGAGAAACAGCGACGATTGATGCTCGCCCAGACTCAACACCCGACACTCGCAATGCTGCGCCGAGGCCTGTACAGCAGCGACGAGGTAATGCATGGGTTATTCAACGAAATTTTGCCATTTCATCCCTAAGCAGGAATAATGCGCGACCTGTGATGCCAGAAATCGAGAACCGTGCCAGTGATGCAAGAGAACTCCCGTCGTTGCAGGGGCCACTTGCGTTATTGGCCCGGGATGAAAGGCTGCCTCTGAACCGGTTTCTCTCCGGCGCTGCTGGGCCCCATAACTCACTCCGAGAAACCACTGAGCTTGACAGACCGAAGCATGCCCTGAACCCTGTTGCTGGTTCACGACCTCGCCAGTTGAAGAAGCGGCAACCAAAACGTCTCAATATCACCACAATCGAAGATTATGCACAACCTGTGATACAGTCCCCAGAATTGGAATCTGCAGATTCTCGATCCAGTGGGCAATTGGCTCGCGTCAAGATCGTTGGACAACCGAATCGCTTCAGAACGGCGTATTCTGTAGAATTCGGTATCAGCCCTTTGCATTCAGGAATATTTTTTCATGAGACTACATTCATTGGGAGTGGAGAGTTTTCTCGCTCGCTTGATATCAGCAAACGTGAACTCGACAAGAGCGCTGGTCTTTTCCATTTCAGGTTTGGTGATCAAAGTATGCGATGGGGCTCCTGGGATGACTCGGTATCTTCTCAACTGGGCACAACTTTCGACCAAATCATTGAAACCGCAGATGCCGGCAAGACCGCTGGAAATTTGAGGGAAACATCTGAGGATCTTGTCAATTCTGACTGCGCTGTCTACAGATCCGTCATTAAGTACACGTCAGAAGCGTTATCATTCATCGACCCTATTGACAGAGTCGGGTTCGTAACCAGAGCCACCGGCCTTATCTCGAAGACTATGGAAATTTTGTCAAGTTTGGTTTTGACGGCTGGGGATGATACTGGACAGGTATTAAAAATCGCCTCGTACAATGTCGCCTTTGCAAATCTGGTTTACCAGATTTCGAATTACAGGCTCGTGAACCAGTCCATTCGGGATGAGGCTTTTGATCTGACAAAGTCGGCTTCGAGGCAAGTTGTCTCGCTTATTTCGAACTCGATAGGGCAATCAAGCGTCCAAAGGTTCCTCGCCGCAACCAAGTCGCAAGAATTGCGTGAGGGCGGCATTAAGAACGACCACCCAACTGTCGAGGCATATGTTATCGTGCAGCACGTCCTGCGTAGTGCTGAAGAGTTCAAGGGATGCCTGCAAGTCTTTATAGCAGATGCTTACGCAACACAGGATGTTCAAAGCGCTGGCGAGAAAGACATTGGCAGCTTGGAAAATGGATGGCAAGGGGTTTTTATGACTCTACCCTTGCAGGAGATCGATTCTCTTGGGATTTCTCGTGTCGGCTCCCGCTTTAGGGGTGGCTATGATAACTGGGCCGTCGTCAAGCGTCTACTAAGTCCGATATTTGACAGCGACGAGGCGAATTCAGAGTTCCAGCCCATTTCTTATTACAGTTACTGCCGAGTTCTGTTCCAGAGGTGTTTTGCACTCATCAATGGCTGGGGCTGGCGCGATTGCAAGCCGATTCTCGACACGCTGTACGACTTTTTTGCCAAACGGACTTTGTACAACTTGAGACTAGAGGAGAGCCACAGATCACCTGCCTTTCTTGATGAACTCGATGGCCACCCTTCATTTGACGTTTTCCCGGGAGATCCATGCTTTCATATCTTGCTTAAGATAATCGCGAGTGGACTGCGCTTTTTATCGAATACctacaacaagaagaagattctAAGTTATACCTGGCGGCTGTTACCAAACCATGGCCGAAATTATCCCAAGGAACAGCCTATCCACGAAGCAGATTTGGATGCATTGAGGAACCACCACGATCTCATTTGCACGTTATACTCATCTGTTCCTGACGGATGTCGTCCTCGGCTGGGGACAATTAAGGACCTAGTTAATCCCGCTACCTCCCACTTCGAGACTTGCAAAATCAGCATTCAGTCATGGACACGGCTTGCACGGTTTAAGTTAACGACAAACGAGGACATATCTGGCTTAGAACCCTTTGCTGAATGGCATTGTTACTTTGTCTCGGAATTTCTCAAGCAACACAGCCTTGCTCGAAGGGAGATTGAAGCGCAAAATGCTGGCGGCAAACAGTTTCCTCAACAGCTGATAGAGAGAACAGTCGCTGAGAATCAACGACAAATCGAAAACTTATTGAAGACGGCTCTCCAGGGTCTGCAGAACGCAGTCAGGACTGCACCGACGTTAGATCACGCCTTTAAAATTGTGTCTCAGACACCTATCAAGTCAATACTGGACCTATTCAACAGCCGAATCACTCGATTAAATGCCACCGTTCTAGAAGGACTCCAGGTCATCGTGATGTACGTTCAAAAGTGCAGTTCGATTTCTCCGGAGCAGCCCGTCATGCCGGCCGGGAACCCTTCATTCTCAACGGATGACGATAGTCAAGAATATGGAGATTGGACGGATATTGAGGCTGTATACGGATATGAACCTTCACCGGTACCTCCAGGAGTGGAGCATGTGGAAAGGGTATTTCACCCTGCAGTATCACGTTTAGTTTCGAATTGTTTTGGTGAAGATCGTTCCCCTGATGATGCGATTCTCAATGGTGTTGTGGATTGCTGGACATCGGTTGCCAACACCCTTGTGAGACATGGATTGCGACGGTGGGACAGTTACATAAGTCCCTACGAAGCTGACTCCTGGGTAGCGCTTCGTTGGACGACCCAAACAAGGAAGTTTACCCCTCAATTTCTAGCGAAATGTATCGAAAAAGAAGGGCAGATCTTATCGGAATGTAAGATACAGATACTCGGGATATGGTTATCGAGTTTGGTCGAACGGGCATCGATGCTTAAGTTTCAACATGGTTTAACCCAGGCGATCTTGAACCAGGATGCAGAGGATCCCGTTCTAAAGAACCTTCCTTTCTCTCGGGACGCAAAAGAAGGACGATACTCGATATCATACGTAGAGCTCAGTCAGCGCCGACTGTCGCTCATCTCGTCCCTTCTGTCGAACATGCGCGCACATCTCCAGGACCTTGATGATACCAAATCACAAGAACTATCAAGCATGCGACAGGAGTATAGGGAAGCCATTCAGAAAATGATGTCGTCCATGAAAGCAAACTACCAGGAATTGGGCAACGCGGATCAAGGAGACTATGTCCACTTCGTCCACCGTATCGTCGGTTTCCTACAACAGCATACTAGAGACATCTGCCCCATCGACTCGTTCTTTAcagatccagcttctttccctctGCCTAAAAACGACCCGACTTACATTGTCGCGCGGCTGAAGAGCTACGAACCGAAGCTTTCGTCCGCGAAAGTCGCGAAGACACTCGTAATTTTCGTCCAGGGCGTTTCGGAACGTGCCGCACTTGACGGCGAGCAAACATATCTTGTCAGTCAGCTGCATGAGGCAATATCAAAAACCTATGAAGCTGGAAATCTAGAACAGCCAACCCTGCGGGCAACGCTTTTGCGAGGTGTTTTTCCTGCATATCTTGCAACCGCCTTTGAGAACCCAACGGCGTGGATTCTCAGTTGGCCAATTATCGAGACTACTACTCGCGTGTTCAAAGAATTGCTTTTCAATATGGATGCCACTCATCCAGACTGTGTCCGTTCAGTCGTGGATATCTCCAGTGCAGTTTTAGAGCCATCGTATAGGGCCCTACACCGGATAGTAGTCGACACAAACTTGCTTGATAAGCCCACTGTATTAATCACCGCTACAGCCTTTCTCGACATGATCATATCCACCCTCCCAGTTATCGACTATATGGACCGCGTCACAACGGACCCCAGTTCAACGAGGTCAATTATAGCGCAGATTCGTGCCATCCAAAAACTCGCCCTCTTCATGATTTCCAACCTACAAAGTCAACCTCATTTGTCCCCAGACTTACCGATAAACATCACCCTTCCCACGGAGACTCGTCCCCAGTCATCGCCTCAACTGTCCACCAGCGACATTTCTCTCTCTGCAACCCGCGAACTCCAGACGTACATCAACGAAAACTGGGCGCAACACCAGGGAAAATATTACTTTACCCGTCGAGGTCACCAGCCGCAGGAGATCACGATCGAGGCACCAATGTCCGCGAAATTAGATAACTCATCTGAGAATAGGTTGCTAGACGCTGCGAAAGCGCTTTTGGATACGCTAGATAGCCTGGGCTTGTTCGgtgagggcgaggaagtggTTAATAACGACATGCAGTTTCAATCCCACAATATCTGGGAAGATGAAATTCTTCTACTTTAA
- a CDS encoding uncharacterized protein (COG:S;~EggNog:ENOG410PN4Q;~InterPro:IPR006785,IPR025655,IPR036388;~PFAM:PF04695;~go_component: GO:0005778 - peroxisomal membrane [Evidence IEA];~go_function: GO:0005515 - protein binding [Evidence IEA];~go_process: GO:0016560 - protein import into peroxisome matrix, docking [Evidence IEA]): MSDSDSKRSIPQWQRQHSSSPPASDGKDAENDVDRSTLLEQASKFLQDDSIRDESTDRKIAFLESKGLTAPEIDNLLGVSRNPEASAVASSGSAEETKGTSSSEASAETSETPVASNRTSSASALPAPSSDNNQVNFAARRDVPPIITYPEFLLHQSKPPPLVTLQSVLYTLYGAAGLGATIYGASEYIVKPMLATLTDARLDLAGTTEENLKKLNEKLEQNVSQLPPSLLASKSTAPSIDDTEDDVESITSDPTELFHRDIGTQTSQDLVQPPSAAADTSSATDPKSVDPTATITTHQKRLESIGSRLREVEDAQSQSSTLHDTTRSRISDLQRYLDGLLYSKNSYPYTATTGYGAFSTPGLDSGSAAATGVGKAEEDAISNFRADIRGVKGALLSARNFPSGRSAGLRSSFAR; encoded by the coding sequence ATGTCCGACTCAGATTCCAAGCGGTCAATTCCGCAATGGCAACGGCAGCATTCGTCCTCTCCACCAGCATCTGATGGCAAGGACGCCGAGAACGACGTTGATCGGTCAACGCTGCTGGAGCAAGCTTCGAAGTTCCTCCAGGACGACTCAATTCGGGATGAGTCTACTGATCGCAAGATTGCTTTCTTAGAGTCAAAGGGTCTCACGGCTCCGGAAATCGACAACCTGCTAGGTGTATCGCGAAACCCGGAGGCCAGCGCCGTCGCCAGCAGCGGCTCGGCCGAGGAGACCAAGGGCACTTCAAGTTCAGAGGCCTCCGCAGAGACTTCAGAGACCCCAGTGGCCTCCAATCGAACTTCCTCTGCTTCGGCATTGCCTGCTCCCTCTTCAGACAATAACCAAGTCAACTTCGCAGCGCGCCGCGATGTCCCCCCGATCATCACCTACCCCGAATTCCTTCTCCACCAATCCAAGCCGCCACCTCTTGTCACGCTCCAGAGCGTTCTATATACCCTCTACGGTGCCGCGGGCCTCGGAGCCACTATCTATGGCGCAAGTGAATACATCGTGAAGCCGATGCTCGCAACCCTCACAGACGCCCGCCTCGACCTAGCCGGAACCACCGAGGAAAatctgaagaagctcaacgAAAAACTAGAACAAAACGTCTCCCAGCTCCCACCCAGTCTTCTCGCCTCTAAATCCACTGCACCTTCTATCGATGACACCGAAGATGACGTGGAATCCATAACCTCGGACCCAACTGAGCTCTTCCATCGGGACATTGGCACCCAGACATCCCAGGACCTCGTCCAACCCCCCTCTGCTGCGGCGGATACATCCTCGGCAACAGACCCAAAGTCAGTCGacccaacagcaacaataacaacGCATCAAAAACGCCTCGAATCAATCGGCTCCCGCCTCCGCGAGGTTGAGGACGCCCAGTCCCAATCCAGCACCCTCCACGATACAACCCGCAGTCGCATCAGCGATCTCCAGCGCTACCTCGACGGCCTCCTTTACTCCAAAAACTCATACCCTTACACTGCGACAACGGGGTACGGAGCCTTCAGCACCCCAGGTCTAGACTCTGGTAGCGCTGCGGCAACGGGTGTCGGAaaggccgaagaggatgcGATATCTAACTTTAGGGCTGATATTCGGGGCGTTAAGGGAGCTTTGCTTAGTGCGAGGAATTTCCCCTCAGGGAGATCCGCGGGCTTGAGATCTTCATTTGCTCGGTGA
- a CDS encoding PAPA-1-like domain-containing protein (COG:S;~EggNog:ENOG410PQJT;~InterPro:IPR029523,IPR006880;~PFAM:PF04795;~go_component: GO:0031011 - Ino80 complex [Evidence IEA];~go_process: GO:0006338 - chromatin remodeling [Evidence IEA]): protein MPPSKLREATGGSSRSAASRRSHNVFTDNPIVSGPRTSRSKRRVVEVESSEEEEEDLEDQEEDEVDDEDAPGEDDEDEDADGDVDMDDAPPQPPVSRRNAKAAATSAPSRKPAKSVEAKEMELDEEEEEDEEDEEEEEELSEPDSDADGEPDDQEEGVTITLNDGEEPDDDEEDDEDLDSEDGTPGDTSKMTKRQRGNLGNDFLQLPMEPQIKKHLTAEERAMRRTEMARRRKNLSEKRNEEEKMDTINRLLRKQAPKRRGRIPAAEAAENAAADQETAVPEYEPVDPTMVRFVSGRGGSKVAVPEEWIGAPAGRIFGGTPRKLVEEI, encoded by the exons ATGCCGCCAAGCAAGCTTCGTGAAGCAACTGGCGGTAGCTCGCGAAGTGCTGCGTCGAGGCGCTCACATAATGTGTTTACTGATAACCCTATTGTGAGCGGACCCCGCACCAGCAGATCAAAGAGAAGGGTAGTGGAGGTGGAATCtagcgaagaagaagaagaagacctggaagaccaggaagaagatgaggttgacgatgaagatgcacccggggaggatgatgaagatgaggacgccGACGGCGATGTGGACATGGATGACGCCCCGCCTCAGCCTCCAGTATCAAGAAGGAACGCAAAGGCTGCTGCAACCTCTGCACCCAGCAGGAAACCGGCCAAGAGCGTCGAGGCGAAAGAAAtggagctggacgaggaagaggaagaagacgaagaggacgaagaagaagaggaagagcttTCTGAGCCGGATTCGGATGCAGATGGCGAGCCAGACGACCAAGAAGAGGGCGTGACGATTACTCTAAATGATGGTGAAGAgccagatgatgatgaagaggatgacgaagatCTCGACAGCGAAGATGGAACACCCGGTGACACCAGCAAAATGACCAAGCGACAGAGGGGCAACTTGGGCAACGACTTCTTGCAACTGCCTATGG AACCGCAAATAAAGAAGCACCTGACAGCGGAAGAGCGAGCGATGCGCCGTACTGAAATGGCCCGACGTCGAAAGAACCTTAGTGAGAAGCGgaacgaagaagaaaag ATGGATACAATCAACAGGCTTCTACGGAAACAGGCGCCAAAACGTCGTGGACGAattcctgctgctgaagccGCCGAAAACGCTGCTGCGGACCAGGAAACGGCAGTACCGGAATACGAACCCGTGGACCCGACCATGGTGAGATTCGTCAGTGGCCGTGGAGGGAGCAAAGTTGCCGTGCCAGAAGAATGGATCGGAGCTCCTGCGGGACGTATATTTGGAGGGACTCCGAGGAAACTCGTTGAGGAAATATAA